The sequence below is a genomic window from Chryseobacterium foetidum.
TCTATCTATTGCGGGCGTTAGATGTTTGAGAGGGCTTGAATCTAGTACGAGAGGACCGATTTGAACAAACCTCTGGTGTATCAGTTGTTCCGCCAGGAGCACCGCTGAGTAGCTACGTTTGGAAGAGATAAGCACTGAAAGCATATAAGTGCGAAACTCGCCTCAAGATGAGACATCTTTTAAGGGTCGTGGGAGATGACCACGTTGATAGGCTACAGGTGTAAAGCTGGTAACAGCATAGCCGAGTAGTACTAATTACCCGTAGATTTATAGCCTAATTGGCAGCGTTAATCCGCGCCGCTCAGGTTCTCTCTTTGTGAATGTTTTTATCGATAAAATTATGTAGAATGTATGAAAGTACAATGTACAGAGTAAAGCACAACGCTTACATACTTTATACATTATACAACAGTACGTCCCTACGTTATATACAGCCTTTAGGGTGGTTTTAGCGGTGGGGCTCACCTGTTCCCATTCCGAACACAGAAGTTAAGCCCACCAGCGCCGATGGTACTGCGAAAGCGGGAGAGTAGGTCGCCGCCAGTTTTTTATTCAAATCCTCAATCATTTATTTGATTGGGGATTTTTTTTGCGCGAAACGCAAAAAAATTCAAGATTTAAAATTCAAGATTTAAGATTTAAGGTTCAAGGTTCAATATTCAAGGTTCAAGGTTCGGGATGCGAGATACGGGGTGCGATGCGGGATTCAAATTTAAGATACACGATACGGCTGCTGGCAGGAATCAAAATCTTAGCTGGCAGACAATAAACCATTCACAGAAAGCTTTTACCGTGCTTTTGATTAAAAAAAATGATATATCTGTGGCGTCCAACACCCAATATCATTCATCATTCATCATTCATCAATCATCAGTGCGGGATGCGAAATTCAAAATTTAGAATGTAAAATTTTGGATTTAATATTCAAAATTGAAGATACGGGATATAGCTGCTGGCAGGAATCAAAATCTTAGCTGGCAGACAGTAAACCATTCACAGAACGACTTTTACCGTACTTTTGATAAAAAAAGGATAATGTCTCAGGCACCCATCATCCAACACCCAACATCATGCATCAATAATCAATCATCAATCATCAATCCATGACTCGTCACCTTTCAAAAAATACCTTTCAACTTAGCTCACTTCCCCAACCCTGAAAGTTCTAACTGATTATTTAAAAAAATAATGGTTAATGAATGAACTGTGATCGTATTCCTTTACAATAATTCATAACGTCTCAGGCACCTATCACCCAACATCCAACACACAACATCATTCATCAATCATTACCCATTACCCATTGCTCAGTACTCATAGAATTTTTTCTTCTCAGCAATAAATATTCTTCCTAGCACGCTTCCCTAGCCCTGATAGAAGCGGCATCCTTTTTTGCTTTTTAATAAATATTGTTTTGATAAATAACTTTTCTGAAGCAAAAAAGATACAGCGGATAGCAGGAAAAAGCTCCTAAAAAAATTGTGAAAAATATTCATCAACGGAAGAGTTCATTTTATAAAAAACTCCTGATGCAATTTTTTTTTAGACTTTTATTTGTCGATTTTTGCAGATTATAATCTTATTATTTCAGATGAAACTTTGTATCGCAGAAAAGCCAAGTGTAGCACGGGATATAGCTAAAGTTTTAGGTGCAACGATGCCTAAACAGGGCTATATGGAAGGAAATGGATATTGCGTTACCTGGACTTTCGGGCATCTCTGTACCCTGAAGGAACCCCACGATTACGGTCAGGAACTGAAATCGTGGAACCTTATTTTTCTTCCGATTATTCCTAAAAACTTTGGGATTAAACTGATTCCGAATAAGGGGGTGGAAAACCAGTTCAGAGTAATTGAGAAACTGGTAAGTGAATGCGATGAAGTGATTAACTGTGGTGATGCCGGGCAGGAAGGTGAACTGATCCAAAGATGGGTGCTTCAGAAGGCTAAATGTGACAAACCAATCAAACGTTTATGGATTTCGTCTTTGACAGAAGAAGCTATTAAAGAAGGTTTTGAAAAATTGAAACCTGCTGATGATTATAAAAATCTGTATCTGGCGGGAAATGCGAGAGCTATTGGTGACTGGCTTTTAGGCATCAACGCAACCCGTCTTTTTACTAAAAAGTTTGGAGGTAACAAGGCTGTCCTTTCTATCGGGAGGGTGCAGACGCCCACTTTGGCGATGTTGGTGCAGAGGCAAAAAGAAATCGACAGTTTCAGCACAGAAGAATACTGGGAACTGAAGACGAAATACAGAGAAGTGGTTTTCAGTGCTGCAATTGACCGTTTGAAAACTTTAGACAGGGCAGAAAAAGGTCTTTCATATCTTAAAGAAAATCTTTTTGAAATTGTTTCATTTGAAATTAAGGAAGGAAAAGAGAAAAATCCAAGATTATTTGATTTGACGGGTCTTCAGGTGGAAGCGAATAAGAAGTACGGCTATTCTGCCGAAAATACATTAAACTACATTCAAAGTCTTTACGAAAAGAAGCATGTGACCTATCCGCGTGTGGATACGACTTACCTTTCTGAAAGTTTATATCCGAAGATTGGAGGGATTTTAAAAAGCATGAACTTTTACAGAGAGCTGATCGCTCCTTTGCTGGAACAGCCCATTCCTAAATCGAAGACTGTTTTTGATGATACGAAAGTGACGGATCACCATGCCATTATTCCCACCGAGGTTTCTCCTTCACAGAACTTAAGCAAAGAAGAAAAACTTATTTATGATTTGATTGCCAAAAGATTTATTTCTGTTTTTTATCCTGAATGTAAGATTTCAAATACTTTGGTTGAAGCTAAAGTAGGCACCATTCCATTTAAAACCAGTGGTAAACAGATTCTGGAGCCAGGCTGGAGAGCTGTTTATGCAAAAGAGCCTAAAGACAAAGAAGAGATGTCAGATAAAGACAAAAACGCTGAGGAAGAGCAGCTGATTCCTGAATTTAAAGCGGGAGAGAGCGGTCCGCATGATCCATTTATTCATCAGGGAAAGACATCACCACCAAAATATTATACAGAAGCTACTTTACTTCGAGCCATGGAAACTGCCGGAAGACAGATTGATGATGAAGAACTGCGTGAAATGCTGAAAAACAACGGCATCGGAAGACCGTCGACCAGAGCAAATATTATTGAAACTCTATTCAAGAGAAAATATATTGAGAAGAAAAGGAAAAATCTTATTGCTACCCAAACCGGAATTCAGCTGATTGATGTGATTGATGATGAAGTGCTGAAAAGCCCCGAGCTTACCGGAGAATGGGAATTTAAGCTTAGAAAAATTGAGAGTGGGGAATATGAGGCCAACACTTTTAAAGAAGAACTCATCGCCATGGTGACAGATTTAACCAAGAAAGTGATTGATAGCAAAGGAAAATCATTTGTTTTTGAAGAAGAAAAACCAAAAGAAAAAAAGAAAACTGAACCGGCACCTAAAAAGGAATTGCAGTCCTGGGAAGAAATGCAGTGCCCAAAATGTAGGCAGAATCATTTGATGAAAGGAAAAACTGCTGTTGGCTGTTCGGATTTTAAAAACTGCGGATTTAAAGCTCCATTTGAAATCTTTGGAAAGAAAATTACCGAAAAACAGCTGATGGATCTTATTGTAAAAGGTAAAACTTCCAAACTGAAAGGTTTCAATTCTCATCCTCAAAGTGTTGCTGAAGGGGTACTTTCCTTTTCGGATCAGAATTTTGAAGTTATTTTATCATAAAAAAAACAGTAAACATCAAAAATGCTTACTGTTCATAAAATTAAAATATTAAACAGAGAAAACTAATCAATAAATAAAGTTGCAATCGCAGTAGCCTGTGCTCCTGTAAGGATTTCGTCGAAAGACGCAGATCCTGCCTCAGCTCCAAATGCTGTTGCTGTGTTGAATCCAGCCTGTACTGTTACCTGCTCTCCTGCGTAAACAGGATCAGTAGCAGCCGGCATACTTCCGCCATTATTAAGCTCGATCCAACCTTTGTTCATTCTCA
It includes:
- a CDS encoding type IA DNA topoisomerase, which produces MKLCIAEKPSVARDIAKVLGATMPKQGYMEGNGYCVTWTFGHLCTLKEPHDYGQELKSWNLIFLPIIPKNFGIKLIPNKGVENQFRVIEKLVSECDEVINCGDAGQEGELIQRWVLQKAKCDKPIKRLWISSLTEEAIKEGFEKLKPADDYKNLYLAGNARAIGDWLLGINATRLFTKKFGGNKAVLSIGRVQTPTLAMLVQRQKEIDSFSTEEYWELKTKYREVVFSAAIDRLKTLDRAEKGLSYLKENLFEIVSFEIKEGKEKNPRLFDLTGLQVEANKKYGYSAENTLNYIQSLYEKKHVTYPRVDTTYLSESLYPKIGGILKSMNFYRELIAPLLEQPIPKSKTVFDDTKVTDHHAIIPTEVSPSQNLSKEEKLIYDLIAKRFISVFYPECKISNTLVEAKVGTIPFKTSGKQILEPGWRAVYAKEPKDKEEMSDKDKNAEEEQLIPEFKAGESGPHDPFIHQGKTSPPKYYTEATLLRAMETAGRQIDDEELREMLKNNGIGRPSTRANIIETLFKRKYIEKKRKNLIATQTGIQLIDVIDDEVLKSPELTGEWEFKLRKIESGEYEANTFKEELIAMVTDLTKKVIDSKGKSFVFEEEKPKEKKKTEPAPKKELQSWEEMQCPKCRQNHLMKGKTAVGCSDFKNCGFKAPFEIFGKKITEKQLMDLIVKGKTSKLKGFNSHPQSVAEGVLSFSDQNFEVILS